Proteins co-encoded in one Oreochromis aureus strain Israel breed Guangdong linkage group 3, ZZ_aureus, whole genome shotgun sequence genomic window:
- the LOC120436389 gene encoding zinc finger protein 708-like isoform X1, whose amino-acid sequence MTSTQKDQHGARSQRSQEADKRHRRKREKTYSCDECGKGFTSAQGLKTHQLIHSGVKPYSCDECGKDFSQAGGLKSHQLTHSGVKAYSCDECGKGFTSAQGLKTHQLIHSGVKPYSCDECGKDFSQAGNLKSHQLTHSGVKAYSCDECGRSFARAVELKQHHFIHSGVKPYSCDLCGGSFVQAGSLKKHQLIHSGVKPYSCDECGKDFSLASGLKSHQLTHSGVKAYSCDECGKSFTRSGQLKQHHLIHSGVKPYSCDLCGKSFTRSGDLKNHHVIHSGFKPYICDLCGKCFAWAKGLKNHQLIHSRVKVDSCELYGIFFAQVGGLKIHQLIHSGVKAYSCDLCGKSFTYCEGLKKHQLIHSVVKAHYCELCGKAFAQSRNLQKHLLTHSGIQ is encoded by the exons atgacttcaacacaaaag gaccaacatggagcgagaagtcagcgctcgcaggaggccgacaaacgtcacagaagaaagagagagaaaacatacagctgtgacgagtgtgggaagggtTTTACCTCGGCTCAAGgcctaaaaacacaccaactcatccacagtggagttaaaccttacagttgtgatgagtgtgggaaggattttagcCAGGCTGGCGGCCTAAAATCACACCAACTCacccacagtggagttaaagcatacagctgtgatgagtgtgggaagggtTTTACCTCGGCTCAAGgcctaaaaacacaccaactcatccacagtggagttaaaccttacagttGTGATGAGTGTGGCAAGGATTTTAGCCAGGCTGGCAACCTAAAATCACACCAACTCacccacagtggagttaaagcatacagctgtgatgagtgtggaagGTCTTTTGCCCGGGCTGTAGAATTAAAACAACACCatttcatccacagtggagttaaaccttacagctgtgacttgtgtggaggGTCTTTTGTCCAGGCTGGAAGCTTAAagaaacaccaactcatccacagtggagttaaaccttacagttgtgatgagtgtgggaaggattttagcCTGGCTAGCGGCCTAAAATCACACCAACTCacccacagtggagttaaagcatacagctgtgatgagtgtggaaagtcttttacccggtCTGGACAATTAAAACAACACCatctcatccacagtggagttaaaccttacagctgtgacttgtgtggaaagtcttttacccggtCTGGAGACTTAAAAAATCACCATGTCATCCACAGTGGTTTTAAACCTTACATCTGTGATTTGTGTGGAAAGTGTTTTGCCTGGGCTAAAGGCTTAAAAAaccaccaactcatccacagtcgAGTTAAAGTGGACAGCTGTGAGTTATATGGAATTTTTTTTGCCCAGGTTGGAGGCTTAAAAatacaccaactcatccacagtggagttaaagcgtacagctgtgacttgtgtggaaagtcttttacatATTGTGAgggcttaaaaaaacaccaactcattcaCAGCGTAGTTAAAGCACACTactgtgagttgtgtggtaaAGCTTTTGCTCAAAGTCGAAACTTACAGAAGCATCTacttacccactctggaattcaGTGA
- the LOC120436389 gene encoding zinc finger protein 239-like isoform X2, translated as MTSTQKDQHGARSQRSQEADKRHRRKREKTYSCDECGKGFTSAQGLKTHQLIHSGVKPYSCDECGKDFSQAGNLKSHQLTHSGVKAYSCDECGRSFARAVELKQHHFIHSGVKPYSCDLCGGSFVQAGSLKKHQLIHSGVKPYSCDECGKDFSLASGLKSHQLTHSGVKAYSCDECGKSFTRSGQLKQHHLIHSGVKPYSCDLCGKSFTRSGDLKNHHVIHSGFKPYICDLCGKCFAWAKGLKNHQLIHSRVKVDSCELYGIFFAQVGGLKIHQLIHSGVKAYSCDLCGKSFTYCEGLKKHQLIHSVVKAHYCELCGKAFAQSRNLQKHLLTHSGIQ; from the exons atgacttcaacacaaaag gaccaacatggagcgagaagtcagcgctcgcaggaggccgacaaacgtcacagaagaaagagagagaaaacatacagctgtgacgagtgtgggaagg gtTTTACCTCGGCTCAAGgcctaaaaacacaccaactcatccacagtggagttaaaccttacagttGTGATGAGTGTGGCAAGGATTTTAGCCAGGCTGGCAACCTAAAATCACACCAACTCacccacagtggagttaaagcatacagctgtgatgagtgtggaagGTCTTTTGCCCGGGCTGTAGAATTAAAACAACACCatttcatccacagtggagttaaaccttacagctgtgacttgtgtggaggGTCTTTTGTCCAGGCTGGAAGCTTAAagaaacaccaactcatccacagtggagttaaaccttacagttgtgatgagtgtgggaaggattttagcCTGGCTAGCGGCCTAAAATCACACCAACTCacccacagtggagttaaagcatacagctgtgatgagtgtggaaagtcttttacccggtCTGGACAATTAAAACAACACCatctcatccacagtggagttaaaccttacagctgtgacttgtgtggaaagtcttttacccggtCTGGAGACTTAAAAAATCACCATGTCATCCACAGTGGTTTTAAACCTTACATCTGTGATTTGTGTGGAAAGTGTTTTGCCTGGGCTAAAGGCTTAAAAAaccaccaactcatccacagtcgAGTTAAAGTGGACAGCTGTGAGTTATATGGAATTTTTTTTGCCCAGGTTGGAGGCTTAAAAatacaccaactcatccacagtggagttaaagcgtacagctgtgacttgtgtggaaagtcttttacatATTGTGAgggcttaaaaaaacaccaactcattcaCAGCGTAGTTAAAGCACACTactgtgagttgtgtggtaaAGCTTTTGCTCAAAGTCGAAACTTACAGAAGCATCTacttacccactctggaattcaGTGA